The Candidatus Liberimonas magnetica genome window below encodes:
- the pssA gene encoding CDP-diacylglycerol--serine O-phosphatidyltransferase, which yields MLRGIYILPSLITTGNLAAGFVSMLYSINMQFTHAAWCIIIAIGFDMLDGRVARLTKSTSRFGVELDSLADLVSFGVAPSVLIYQMVLQTMHKPGIAIALFFVIASALRLAKFNVKAQEGESSSDFSGLPTPAAAGIIASFVLSYELFEQGEEITVRTIPILMKRMPFFFKTLPLLMILVSFLMISNVPYFGFKKFRFNRPKSLQFLILIVISILLIITYPQNSIFIIFMLYFLSGVFLYILRYWRLQRSLKLSLRLKKPERDTLKNVDE from the coding sequence ATGTTACGAGGGATTTACATTTTACCAAGTTTAATAACTACAGGCAATCTTGCCGCAGGTTTTGTTTCAATGCTTTATTCAATAAATATGCAATTTACCCATGCTGCCTGGTGTATAATTATTGCCATAGGATTTGACATGCTTGACGGCCGTGTGGCAAGGCTGACGAAGTCTACAAGCCGTTTTGGCGTAGAACTTGATTCGTTAGCTGATCTGGTTTCTTTCGGTGTTGCTCCTTCGGTACTTATTTATCAGATGGTTTTACAGACTATGCATAAACCGGGGATAGCAATTGCGCTGTTTTTTGTTATTGCAAGCGCACTTCGTTTGGCAAAATTCAACGTAAAAGCGCAGGAAGGGGAAAGCTCAAGTGATTTTTCGGGACTGCCTACTCCTGCTGCTGCAGGGATCATTGCCTCTTTCGTTTTAAGTTATGAATTATTTGAACAAGGAGAGGAAATTACCGTTAGGACAATCCCGATCTTAATGAAAAGAATGCCGTTCTTTTTTAAGACTTTACCTTTGCTTATGATCCTGGTTTCATTTTTAATGATATCAAATGTGCCGTATTTTGGGTTTAAGAAATTCAGGTTTAACCGGCCAAAATCCCTTCAGTTTCTGATATTAATAGTTATAAGTATTTTATTGATAATCACTTATCCTCAAAATTCTATTTTTATTATATTTATGCTGTATTTCCTATCCGGGGTCTTCTTGTATATATTGAGATATTGGCGATTGCAAAGGTCTCTCAAACTATCTTTACGACTTAAAAAACCAGAAAGAGATACGTTAAAGAATGTTGATGAGTAA
- a CDS encoding 2-isopropylmalate synthase: MKNKKIIFFDTTLRDGEQSPGASMNIKEKIEVARQLERLGVDIIEAGFPISSPGDFESVKLVAKEIKGPAIAGLCRANTKDINTCWNAVKYSKKPRIHIFLSTSDLHIKRKLQKTREEVFDMAVNSVRYAKKYCEDIEFSAEDASRSDFDYLESVVEAVIDAGATTLNIPDTVGYAMPEEFGRMINKLHSRVRNIDKTVLSIHCHNDLGLAVANSLAAILNGARQIECTINGIGERAGNASLEEVVMALKTRKKYFGYDYGINTRELYKSSRLVSMLTGILVQPNKAVVGSNAFAHEAGIHQDGVIKERLTYEIMRPQDVGVPSSKLVLGKHSGRHALLKRLKELGYGLGAAELEKVYEKFKVLTDKKKVVFDDDIAALVEEGIRQLPETYALNYLNTSSGTGIIPTATIRIGKIDKLNKGKRIIIQEAACGDGPVDAAYKAIDKIVSIKPKLIDYSLRAISSGKDAQGEVSVKVEYKDISYSGRGTSTDIIEASAKAYLKAINKIMSSTKINSI; encoded by the coding sequence ATGAAAAATAAAAAAATAATATTTTTTGACACTACGTTAAGGGACGGCGAACAATCGCCCGGTGCCAGTATGAACATTAAGGAGAAAATCGAGGTGGCACGCCAGCTGGAGCGGTTGGGGGTAGATATAATCGAAGCCGGTTTCCCGATCTCAAGCCCGGGAGATTTTGAATCAGTTAAGCTTGTTGCAAAAGAAATAAAAGGCCCCGCCATAGCGGGATTGTGCAGGGCAAACACTAAAGATATCAATACCTGCTGGAATGCAGTCAAATACTCAAAAAAACCCAGGATCCATATTTTCCTTTCAACTTCCGATTTACATATAAAACGCAAGCTTCAGAAGACTCGTGAAGAAGTATTTGATATGGCGGTAAATTCTGTGCGTTATGCAAAAAAATATTGCGAAGACATAGAGTTTTCTGCAGAAGATGCTTCGCGTTCGGATTTTGACTATTTGGAAAGTGTTGTAGAAGCAGTGATAGATGCCGGGGCAACGACACTGAATATTCCTGATACCGTGGGCTATGCTATGCCGGAAGAATTCGGGAGAATGATAAATAAACTGCATTCGCGCGTCAGAAATATAGATAAAACGGTTTTGAGCATACACTGTCATAATGACCTTGGCCTTGCAGTTGCAAACTCCCTTGCTGCTATCCTGAACGGAGCAAGGCAGATCGAGTGCACTATTAACGGAATTGGAGAAAGAGCCGGCAATGCTTCTCTTGAAGAAGTTGTGATGGCATTAAAAACCAGAAAGAAATATTTCGGGTATGATTACGGAATTAATACAAGAGAATTATATAAATCAAGCAGGCTGGTATCGATGCTGACGGGGATATTAGTACAGCCGAACAAAGCCGTTGTCGGTTCAAATGCCTTTGCTCATGAAGCGGGCATTCATCAGGATGGCGTGATCAAAGAGCGCCTGACTTATGAAATTATGCGACCTCAGGATGTTGGCGTGCCGTCAAGCAAGCTGGTCCTTGGCAAGCACTCCGGACGGCATGCCCTGCTAAAAAGGCTTAAAGAACTGGGCTACGGTTTGGGCGCAGCAGAACTTGAGAAGGTCTATGAAAAATTTAAAGTCCTGACTGATAAAAAGAAAGTCGTGTTTGATGACGATATAGCCGCACTTGTTGAAGAAGGGATCAGGCAGCTGCCGGAAACCTATGCCTTGAATTATTTAAATACATCAAGCGGCACTGGTATAATCCCTACAGCTACTATAAGGATAGGAAAGATCGATAAGTTAAATAAAGGCAAAAGGATTATTATTCAGGAAGCTGCCTGCGGCGACGGGCCTGTAGATGCGGCCTATAAAGCCATAGACAAGATAGTTTCAATAAAGCCGAAGCTGATCGATTACTCTCTCAGAGCTATCTCCAGCGGAAAGGATGCACAGGGCGAGGTCAGCGTAAAGGTAGAATATAAAGACATAAGCTATTCAGGTCGCGGTACTTCAACAGATATAATTGAAGCAAGCGCGAAAGCTTATCTTAAGGCTATAAATAAAATAATGTCATCCACAAAAATCAATAGCATATGA
- a CDS encoding phosphatidylserine decarboxylase family protein produces the protein MSIAKAGFPFIIIPLIIGVILLFLGGGWKYPGAFFILLCFFCCYFFRDPKRNVPHDEKLVISPADGRIMEIIKEGDTNVIRIFLSVFNVHLQRSPVSGKVVSMDYKPGKFLPAMDKAAHMENEQNIIKIRNANGEYTVKQIAGILARRVVSWVKKNDELKMGQQIGLIKFGSQVDISIPVSARIKVKEGDKVTGGETVLSEL, from the coding sequence ATGTCTATAGCTAAAGCAGGTTTTCCATTTATAATAATTCCATTGATAATAGGAGTAATTTTATTGTTCCTTGGGGGGGGCTGGAAATATCCCGGGGCATTCTTTATTTTGCTTTGTTTCTTTTGCTGTTATTTCTTTCGTGATCCTAAAAGGAACGTCCCACATGACGAAAAACTTGTAATTTCACCGGCAGACGGAAGGATAATGGAAATTATTAAAGAAGGTGACACCAATGTCATAAGGATATTCTTATCGGTATTTAATGTGCATTTACAGCGTTCTCCAGTATCAGGCAAAGTTGTGTCAATGGATTATAAGCCGGGTAAATTCCTTCCGGCCATGGATAAAGCAGCACACATGGAAAATGAGCAGAACATAATTAAAATAAGGAACGCAAACGGCGAGTATACAGTAAAACAGATAGCCGGGATACTTGCAAGAAGGGTCGTATCTTGGGTAAAAAAGAACGATGAACTAAAAATGGGCCAGCAAATAGGATTAATAAAATTCGGTTCTCAAGTCGATATATCCATACCTGTATCTGCACGGATTAAGGTCAAAGAAGGCGATAAAGTAACAGGCGGCGAAACTGTCCTATCAGAATTATAA